The following coding sequences are from one Bacteroidales bacterium window:
- a CDS encoding universal stress protein — protein MADIIVGVDFSDGSLNALKYAVYIAEKIGTGITMLYVDKPHNPQSIYREDSSYRDEIHSRFEELMSYYRPMIGDHIKYKVRTGKVYEEIAVQARLQNASLIVVGTHGISGFEELWIGSNANRIVSTAPCPVITIRQTFTFNDSIVQRILLPIDRTPDTTLKVPIVLPLAQKFNSHIVLLKLFTTNLSTLKKRVNTTAESVIKDIEKTNLSYSIRELIVTNLTADILRVIEEEKCDFLSISTEQYNQQTLIMLGESAQQVVNTSPIPVLSVHPHDKSIF, from the coding sequence ATGGCAGATATCATTGTAGGAGTTGATTTTTCTGATGGTTCGTTGAATGCTCTAAAATATGCTGTGTACATTGCTGAAAAAATTGGTACAGGGATAACTATGCTTTATGTTGATAAACCACATAACCCTCAAAGCATATACCGTGAAGACTCATCTTATCGTGACGAGATTCATTCTCGCTTTGAGGAACTAATGTCTTACTATAGACCAATGATAGGGGATCACATTAAATATAAGGTCCGAACTGGTAAAGTTTATGAAGAAATAGCTGTTCAGGCCAGATTACAAAATGCTTCTCTAATAGTGGTTGGCACTCATGGTATTAGTGGTTTCGAAGAACTCTGGATAGGGAGCAACGCCAATCGGATCGTTTCTACCGCTCCATGCCCCGTCATTACTATTCGTCAAACTTTTACCTTCAACGACTCAATCGTCCAAAGAATTTTACTTCCCATCGATAGAACTCCTGATACAACTCTTAAAGTGCCCATCGTTTTACCTCTTGCACAAAAATTTAATTCCCACATCGTTCTTCTAAAACTGTTTACGACCAATCTTTCAACATTGAAAAAAAGAGTCAACACCACAGCCGAAAGTGTCATCAAAGACATCGAAAAAACAAATTTAAGTTATAGTATCCGAGAGCTAATTGTGACAAATTTGACCGCCGATATCCTTCGCGTTATCGAAGAAGAAAAATGCGATTTTTTATCTATCAGTACCGAACAATACAATCAGCAGACTCTTATAATGCTTGGTGAATCTGCTCAACAGGTGGTTAACACAAGCCCCATACCAGTTCTGAGCGTACATCCTCATGATAAATCTATATTCTGA
- a CDS encoding phosphotransferase: MINLYSDPINQLFEEIKRFINTDHFQIFLLPFSGSQRRYYRISLTDGTSFIACHNDDIKENRAFIHFTLTFRKFSLPVPNILHVSKDEKIYFQSDLGDTTLFQWIRQNNLDQNAIKDLIWQALSDLFCFQTCPDIPYEYAYPIAEFDEQSIRWDLNYFKYLFLKLAHITFDEYELEKEFSSWIREINKLPRHYFMYRDFQSRNIMLHEDQFYYIDYQGGRRGNLLYDVASLLYDAKLNLTEYQRQELCELYAKKLESKGLLSKKDFFHYFPYVALTRIMQAFGAYGFRGLYERKIHFIESIQFAAQNLTHFIETPFLKKNFPSLQNVFQEIIDKYVHSYSEKSEKPDKLQVKIFSFSLKKGYPLPHPEHGGGFVFDCRSLPNPGQIPELEKYTGADEPVIEYLQQIPEVTDFIHYAYDMLSHAVSNYLSRGFTYLSAGFGCTGGKHRSVYCASVMAKKLKDSFQDKIQIKLHHVELSSQQDF, encoded by the coding sequence ATGATAAATCTATATTCTGATCCAATCAATCAATTGTTCGAAGAAATAAAACGATTCATTAATACTGATCATTTTCAGATCTTTTTATTACCATTTTCAGGATCGCAGCGAAGATATTACAGAATTAGTCTTACAGATGGAACAAGCTTCATTGCTTGTCATAACGACGATATCAAAGAAAACCGAGCCTTTATTCATTTCACCTTGACTTTCAGGAAATTTTCATTGCCCGTACCCAATATCTTGCATGTCTCCAAAGATGAAAAAATCTACTTTCAATCTGATCTTGGCGACACCACACTTTTTCAGTGGATTCGACAGAATAATTTGGACCAAAATGCCATTAAAGATCTTATATGGCAAGCATTAAGTGATCTTTTTTGTTTTCAGACTTGTCCTGATATACCTTATGAGTATGCATATCCCATAGCTGAATTCGACGAACAAAGTATCAGGTGGGATTTAAACTATTTTAAATATCTATTTTTAAAGCTTGCTCATATAACCTTTGATGAATATGAATTAGAAAAAGAATTTTCTTCCTGGATCAGAGAAATAAACAAACTTCCGCGTCATTATTTTATGTATCGTGATTTTCAAAGCAGAAATATCATGCTTCATGAAGATCAGTTCTATTACATTGATTACCAAGGAGGTCGACGCGGTAACCTTTTGTACGATGTAGCTTCTCTGTTATACGATGCAAAGCTCAATTTGACTGAATATCAGAGGCAAGAACTTTGTGAACTCTATGCTAAAAAACTTGAAAGTAAAGGACTATTATCAAAAAAAGATTTTTTCCACTATTTTCCATACGTTGCACTTACACGTATTATGCAAGCCTTTGGTGCCTATGGATTCCGTGGTTTATATGAAAGAAAAATCCATTTTATTGAATCCATTCAGTTTGCAGCTCAGAACCTTACTCATTTTATTGAAACACCCTTTCTCAAAAAGAACTTTCCCTCCCTACAAAATGTTTTTCAGGAAATTATTGATAAATATGTGCATTCATATTCTGAAAAGTCTGAAAAGCCTGATAAATTGCAAGTGAAAATTTTCAGTTTTTCACTCAAGAAGGGTTATCCTTTACCCCACCCTGAACACGGAGGGGGCTTTGTTTTTGATTGCCGTTCCCTGCCTAACCCTGGGCAAATACCCGAACTTGAAAAATATACTGGTGCTGATGAACCTGTTATCGAATACCTCCAGCAAATACCTGAAGTAACCGATTTTATCCATTACGCATATGATATGTTAAGTCATGCTGTTTCAAACTACCTCTCGAGGGGGTTTACTTATCTTAGTGCCGGCTTTGGCTGCACCGGTGGCAAACATCGTAGTGTGTATTGTGCTTCCGTTATGGCTAAAAAACTAAAAGACTCGTTTCAGGACAAAATTCAGATTAAATTACATCATGTTGAACTATCATCGCAGCAAGATTTTTAA
- a CDS encoding RNA polymerase sigma factor, with amino-acid sequence MATKFLLKDDAFTRLIETHQQKVFNLAYSILRNVEEAKDVTQDVFLKSYAHLDDFRGEAEMSTWIYRITYNHALNVLKKHKRLNISVLAEEYEVTTEETEKNMGISLISPQEYASEFRIEQKEIRDLLWHALDSIPIPQRTAFLLHHYEGFSYQEIAHIMNKSFSSIESLIFRAKQNLKKKLMPYIEEIQKKSKKIQSNESK; translated from the coding sequence TTGGCAACGAAATTCCTTCTAAAAGATGATGCTTTTACACGCCTCATAGAAACTCACCAACAAAAGGTGTTCAATTTGGCGTATTCCATTTTACGAAACGTTGAAGAAGCAAAAGATGTAACCCAGGATGTTTTTCTGAAATCTTACGCTCATCTGGATGACTTCCGTGGTGAAGCAGAGATGTCTACCTGGATTTATCGGATAACTTACAATCATGCCCTGAATGTACTCAAAAAGCATAAACGTTTGAACATCTCTGTCCTTGCTGAAGAATATGAAGTAACCACAGAAGAAACAGAAAAAAACATGGGAATATCTTTGATTTCCCCCCAAGAATATGCTTCCGAATTCAGAATAGAACAAAAAGAAATAAGAGACTTACTCTGGCATGCATTGGACAGTATACCTATTCCTCAGCGCACTGCTTTTCTACTTCACCACTATGAAGGTTTTTCCTATCAGGAAATTGCTCATATCATGAACAAATCTTTCTCGAGCATTGAATCACTGATTTTCAGAGCTAAACAAAACTTAAAGAAAAAACTTATGCCCTATATCGAAGAAATTCAAAAGAAAAGCAAGAAAATTCAATCAAATGAATCAAAATAA
- a CDS encoding periplasmic heavy metal sensor, producing the protein MNKNVIIWILSILVTILLTAIITFFLIRPDWDFWYRKQCCTHSPFKKNMLYEKLQLTSEQISTFEKLRSIHWQEVEILHDSLYHYRLILLDELEKKQPDSSTVHRLVQKINLFEYKLQFAFINHALQVKKILTPEQQKIFFDHFRNRWALKPGKGCGLHYHGRKF; encoded by the coding sequence ATGAATAAAAATGTCATCATTTGGATTTTAAGTATCCTTGTGACCATACTTCTGACTGCCATCATTACTTTTTTTCTGATAAGGCCAGACTGGGATTTTTGGTATCGTAAACAGTGTTGCACTCACTCACCTTTCAAAAAGAATATGCTGTACGAAAAATTGCAGTTGACCTCCGAACAGATCTCAACTTTTGAAAAATTAAGAAGTATTCACTGGCAAGAAGTCGAAATTCTACATGATTCACTTTACCATTATCGGCTCATTTTACTAGATGAACTCGAGAAAAAACAACCCGACAGTTCAACTGTCCATAGACTAGTACAAAAGATCAATCTTTTTGAATATAAACTTCAGTTTGCTTTTATCAATCATGCCCTTCAAGTGAAAAAAATTCTAACCCCCGAACAACAAAAAATATTTTTTGACCATTTCCGAAATCGGTGGGCATTAAAACCTGGTAAAGGATGCGGATTACATTACCATGGTCGAAAATTCTAA
- a CDS encoding Spy/CpxP family protein refolding chaperone: MKKSIIVVSIILLATGLLKSQVNPEKAGYRWEKIPNLTEEQRSKLQQLQIKHEKIMTDLRNSLFEKKAQLHSAMSGSTADEKKALKLAEEMHAIELNMEKERISHHFAIANLLNNEQKDWWFSTHKPPFKHEKCKGSQKEAGEPTYFKGLKNN, from the coding sequence ATGAAAAAATCAATCATTGTCGTATCCATCATCCTGTTGGCAACAGGGTTGTTAAAATCACAGGTAAACCCTGAGAAAGCCGGGTATCGGTGGGAAAAAATTCCCAATCTCACAGAAGAACAACGGTCCAAACTCCAACAGCTTCAAATTAAACATGAAAAAATCATGACCGACCTTAGAAACTCATTGTTTGAAAAAAAAGCCCAGCTTCATTCAGCTATGTCGGGAAGTACTGCTGATGAAAAGAAAGCATTAAAACTAGCAGAAGAAATGCATGCTATTGAGCTAAACATGGAAAAAGAACGCATCTCTCATCATTTTGCCATTGCTAATCTGCTCAATAACGAACAAAAAGATTGGTGGTTTTCCACGCACAAACCTCCTTTTAAACATGAAAAATGCAAAGGCTCTCAAAAAGAAGCTGGCGAACCTACTTATTTTAAAGGTTTAAAAAATAATTAA